Proteins encoded by one window of Pelecanus crispus isolate bPelCri1 chromosome 8, bPelCri1.pri, whole genome shotgun sequence:
- the LOC104026783 gene encoding LOW QUALITY PROTEIN: thymosin beta-12 (The sequence of the model RefSeq protein was modified relative to this genomic sequence to represent the inferred CDS: deleted 2 bases in 1 codon), producing the protein MADITALANEATGVFFLSLSGPIMSDKPDFAEIETFDKTKLKKTETREKNPLPTKETIEQEKQGESTA; encoded by the exons ATGGCTGATATCACAGCACTAGCTAATGAAGCCAcgggt gttttttttctttctttgtcagGACCCATCATGTCCGACAAACCAGATTTTGCAGAAATTGAAACATTTGACAAGACCAAGCTGAAGAAGACAGaaaccagagagaaaaatccattGCCCACTAAAGAAA CTATCGAACAGGAAAAGCAAGGTGAAAGTACAGCCTGA